A genome region from Macaca nemestrina isolate mMacNem1 chromosome 20, mMacNem.hap1, whole genome shotgun sequence includes the following:
- the LOC105486622 gene encoding C2 calcium-dependent domain-containing protein 4C isoform X1, whose amino-acid sequence MSPTALPPPPASRLRPRPPRQPREPAPETPACLRTDLQPRAVTPGRRCSPCPGLLPAAPMRKTNMWFLERLRGSGENGAARGAGSEAGDKASKGPLYSNVLTPDKIPDFFIPPKLPSGPVEGDGQAALGPSTSEQNLASAAPRQTPRSPRLPAKLAAESKSLLKAATRHVIQIESAEEWPPEEATDPDPQAQGAMSLPSVPKAQTSYGFTTLAESPHTRRKESLFHSEHGALAQVGSLGAGRRRAAAKANGGDGGPREAGGALMSPGRHFSGGESDTGSSAESSPFGSPLLSRSVSLLKGFAQDSQAKVSQLRHSVGRHGSLSADDSTPDTSPGSRRRLTRRAPPEPGPESGQARGEHTVHVGPRGSLRLLAEYEAGQARLRVRLLAAEGLYDRLYDARSINCCVGLCLVPGKLQKQRSTIIKNSRHPVFNEDFFFDGLGPASVRKLALRIKPAAIQFPPCREQGLTATPGPGPGPDSARDAPSRGQPVSGSPSFPGSGGERDRARVPCRGWARREQLLPQSEQRRSWQRSAGRKRLSCPAFLRHS is encoded by the exons ATGAGTCCGACTGcgctgccgccgccgcccgcATCGAGGCTCCGGCCGCGTCCCCCGCGCCAGCCCCGGGAGCCTGCGCCCGAGACCCCTGCGTGTCTGCGAACAGACCTCCAGCCTCGGGCCGTCACCCCGGGCAG ACGCTGCAGCCCCTGTCCTGGCCTCTTGCCTGCCGCCCCCATGAGAAAAACCAACATGTGGTTCTTGGAGCGGCTTCGGGGGTCTGGGGAGAACGGTGCTGCCCGGGGCGCGGGGAGTGAGGCCGGGGACAAGGCCTCCAAGGGGCCCCTATACAGCAATGTGCTGACGCCCGACAAGATCCCCGACTTTTTCATCCCCCCCAAGCTGCCCTCGGGCCCCGTGGAGGGTGACGGACAGGCCGCGCTGGGCCCGTCCACGTCGGAACAGAACCTGGCCTCCGCGGCCCCCCGCCAGACCCCACGGAGCCCCCGGCTGCCTGCCAAGCTGGCAGCCGAGAGCAAGAGCCTGCTGAAGGCAGCCACCCGGCACGTGATCCAGATCGAGAGTGCTGAGGAGTGGCCGCCTGAGGAGGCCACTGACCCAGACCCCCAGGCCCAGGGCGCCATGTCGCTGCCCTCGGTCCCCAAGGCCCAGACGTCCTACGGCTTCACCACGCTGGCCGAGAGCCCCCACACTAGACGCAAGGAGTCTCTGTTCCACAGTGAGCACGGGGCCCTGGCCCAGGTGGGCTCCCTGGGTGCCGGGCGCCGCCGGGCAGCTGCCAAGGCCAACGGGGGTGATGGGGGCCCCAGGGAGGCTGGCGGGGCCCTCATGAGCCCCGGCCGCCACTTCAGTGGCGGGGAGAGCGACACGGGGTCCTCGGCCGAGTCCTCTCCCTTCGGATCCCCTCTGCTGTCCCGCTCGGTGTCACTGCTCAAAGGCTTCGCCCAGGACAGCCAGGCCAAGGTGAGCCAGCTCCGGCACTCGGTGGGCCGCCACGGCTCCCTGTCGGCTGACGACAGCACTCCAGACACCAGCCCCGGCAGCCGGCGCCGCCTGACCCGCCGGGCACCCCCGGAACCTGGCCCCGAGTCGGGCCAGGCGCGTGGAGAGCACACGGTCCACGTGGGCCCTCGGGGCAGCCTGCGGCTGCTGGCGGAGTACGAGGCAGGCCAGGCCCGCCTGCGGGTGCGCCTGCTGGCCGCCGAGGGCCTCTACGACCGCCTGTACGATGCCCGCAGCATCAACTGCTGCGTGGGCCTGTGCCTGGTGCCCGGCAAGCTGCAGAAGCAGCGAAGCACCATCATCAAGAACAGCCGCCACCCGGTCTTCAACGAGGATTTCTTCTTCGACGGCCTGGGGCCGGCCAGCGTCCGGAAACTGGCCCTCAGGATCAAG CCTGCCGCCATCCAGTTCCCACCCTGCAGAGAGCAGGGCCTCACAGCAACACCAGGCCCAGGTCCAGGCCCAGACTCTGCCCGAGACGCTCCCTCCAGGGGCCAGCCTGTCTCTGGGTCTCCCAGCTTCCCAGGTTCCGGTGGTGAGCGGGACCGGGCCAGGGTGCCTTGCCGAGGGTGGGCGCGGAGGGAGCAGCTGCTGCCACAGTCAGAGCAGAGGAGGTCTTGGCAGAGGTCCGCTGGGAGGAAACGGCTCTCCTGTCCTGCGTTCCTCCGACACAGTTGA
- the LOC105486622 gene encoding C2 calcium-dependent domain-containing protein 4C isoform X2, which translates to MSPTALPPPPASRLRPRPPRQPREPAPETPACLRTDLQPRAVTPGRRCSPCPGLLPAAPMRKTNMWFLERLRGSGENGAARGAGSEAGDKASKGPLYSNVLTPDKIPDFFIPPKLPSGPVEGDGQAALGPSTSEQNLASAAPRQTPRSPRLPAKLAAESKSLLKAATRHVIQIESAEEWPPEEATDPDPQAQGAMSLPSVPKAQTSYGFTTLAESPHTRRKESLFHSEHGALAQVGSLGAGRRRAAAKANGGDGGPREAGGALMSPGRHFSGGESDTGSSAESSPFGSPLLSRSVSLLKGFAQDSQAKVSQLRHSVGRHGSLSADDSTPDTSPGSRRRLTRRAPPEPGPESGQARGEHTVHVGPRGSLRLLAEYEAGQARLRVRLLAAEGLYDRLYDARSINCCVGLCLVPGKLQKQRSTIIKNSRHPVFNEDFFFDGLGPASVRKLALRIKVVNKGSSLKRDTLLGEKELPLTSLLPFL; encoded by the exons ATGAGTCCGACTGcgctgccgccgccgcccgcATCGAGGCTCCGGCCGCGTCCCCCGCGCCAGCCCCGGGAGCCTGCGCCCGAGACCCCTGCGTGTCTGCGAACAGACCTCCAGCCTCGGGCCGTCACCCCGGGCAG ACGCTGCAGCCCCTGTCCTGGCCTCTTGCCTGCCGCCCCCATGAGAAAAACCAACATGTGGTTCTTGGAGCGGCTTCGGGGGTCTGGGGAGAACGGTGCTGCCCGGGGCGCGGGGAGTGAGGCCGGGGACAAGGCCTCCAAGGGGCCCCTATACAGCAATGTGCTGACGCCCGACAAGATCCCCGACTTTTTCATCCCCCCCAAGCTGCCCTCGGGCCCCGTGGAGGGTGACGGACAGGCCGCGCTGGGCCCGTCCACGTCGGAACAGAACCTGGCCTCCGCGGCCCCCCGCCAGACCCCACGGAGCCCCCGGCTGCCTGCCAAGCTGGCAGCCGAGAGCAAGAGCCTGCTGAAGGCAGCCACCCGGCACGTGATCCAGATCGAGAGTGCTGAGGAGTGGCCGCCTGAGGAGGCCACTGACCCAGACCCCCAGGCCCAGGGCGCCATGTCGCTGCCCTCGGTCCCCAAGGCCCAGACGTCCTACGGCTTCACCACGCTGGCCGAGAGCCCCCACACTAGACGCAAGGAGTCTCTGTTCCACAGTGAGCACGGGGCCCTGGCCCAGGTGGGCTCCCTGGGTGCCGGGCGCCGCCGGGCAGCTGCCAAGGCCAACGGGGGTGATGGGGGCCCCAGGGAGGCTGGCGGGGCCCTCATGAGCCCCGGCCGCCACTTCAGTGGCGGGGAGAGCGACACGGGGTCCTCGGCCGAGTCCTCTCCCTTCGGATCCCCTCTGCTGTCCCGCTCGGTGTCACTGCTCAAAGGCTTCGCCCAGGACAGCCAGGCCAAGGTGAGCCAGCTCCGGCACTCGGTGGGCCGCCACGGCTCCCTGTCGGCTGACGACAGCACTCCAGACACCAGCCCCGGCAGCCGGCGCCGCCTGACCCGCCGGGCACCCCCGGAACCTGGCCCCGAGTCGGGCCAGGCGCGTGGAGAGCACACGGTCCACGTGGGCCCTCGGGGCAGCCTGCGGCTGCTGGCGGAGTACGAGGCAGGCCAGGCCCGCCTGCGGGTGCGCCTGCTGGCCGCCGAGGGCCTCTACGACCGCCTGTACGATGCCCGCAGCATCAACTGCTGCGTGGGCCTGTGCCTGGTGCCCGGCAAGCTGCAGAAGCAGCGAAGCACCATCATCAAGAACAGCCGCCACCCGGTCTTCAACGAGGATTTCTTCTTCGACGGCCTGGGGCCGGCCAGCGTCCGGAAACTGGCCCTCAGGATCAAGGTGGTGAACAAGGGCAGCAGCCTCAAGCGGGACACGCTGCTCGGGGAGAAGGAGCTGCCCCTGACCTCCCTGCTCCCCTTCCTGTAG